A genomic region of Raphanus sativus cultivar WK10039 chromosome 6, ASM80110v3, whole genome shotgun sequence contains the following coding sequences:
- the LOC108813075 gene encoding pentatricopeptide repeat-containing protein At2g15980, with protein sequence MSKAALKRILHRSQNPKPDSTHSISLFFTTVPSPPSDPLVTDAVSILTHHRSKSRWSTLRSLTPSGFTPSQFSDITLRLRNNPHLSLRFFLFTRRTSLCSHDVHSCSTLIHILSRSRLKSHARDLLRLALRLASSSSEEEEDRVSKVFRSLIKSYNRCGSAPFVFDLLVKSCLDSKEIDGAVMVMRKLKSRGINLQISTCNALISEVSRRRDASTGYQLYKEVFGLDEAEKVRPNVNTFNLMMVSFYREGETEMVERIWREMEEEVGCFPNVYSFSVLMETYCVRGMMVEAERVWEEMKLHDVVAYNTMIGGLCSNLEVTKAKKLFEEMGSKGVECTSLTYDHLVRGYCKVKDVDSGMVVYMEMKRKGFEAEGLTIEALVEGLCGGKKDRVVEAAEIVKEAVRESEFCPSRKCYELLIKRLCEEGKMDRALGIQAEMVGRGFKPNQETYKAFIDGYGRAGDEETSSLLAVEMAESLKLRAEEEEEC encoded by the coding sequence ATGTCAAAGGCTGCACTAAAACGGATCCTCCACCGGAGCCAAAACCCCAAACCCGACTCGACCCATtcaatctctctcttcttcaccACCGTCCCTTCCCCACCCTCAGATCCTCTGGTCACCGACGCCGTCTCAATCCTAACTCACCACCGCTCGAAATCCCGATGGTCCACTCTCCGATCACTCACCCCTTCCGGCTTCACTCCTTCCCAATTCTCCGACATCACTCTCCGCCTCCGCAACAACCCTCACCTCTCTCTCCGCTTCTTCCTCTTCACTCGCCGCACCTCCCTCTGCTCCCACGACGTCCATTCCTGCTCCACTCTCATCCACATCCTCTCCCGTTCTCGCCTCAAATCCCACGCTCGCGACCTGCTCCGCCTCGCTCTCCGTctcgcctcctcctcctccgaagaagaagaagatcgcgTCTCTAAAGTGTTCCGCTCGTTGATCAAGAGTTACAATCGATGCGGCTCCGCGCCGTTCGTCTTCGATTTGCTGGTGAAATCGTGTCTTGACTCGAAAGAGATCGACGGAGCTGTGATGGTGATGAGGAAGTTGAAGTCTAGAGGAATCAATTTGCAGATTAGTACTTGCAATGCTTTGATCTCAGAGGTCTCGAGACGTAGAGATGCTTCCACTGGATATCAACTGTATAAAGAAGTTTTTGGATTAGATGAAGCTGAGAAGGTTAGGCCTAATGTTAACACTTTTAACTTGATGATGGTGAGTTTCTACAGAGAAGGTGAAACAGAGATGGTAGAGAGGATCTGGCGAGAAATGGAGGAAGAGGTTGGATGCTTTCCTAATGTTTATAGCTTTAGTGTTTTGATGGAGACGTATTGTGTTCGAGGTATGATGGTTGAAGCAGAGAGGGTATGGGAAGAGATGAAGTTACATGATGTTGTGGCTTACAACACTATGATTGGTGGGCTTTGTAGCAACTTAGAGGTTACTAAAGCGAAGAAGCTTTTCGAGGAGATGGGATCCAAGGGAGTAGAGTGTACTTCTTTAACCTATGATCATCTCGTTAGAGGGTATTGTAAAGTTAAGGATGTTGATTCGGGTATGGTTGTTTATATGGAGATGAAAAGGAAGGGTTTTGAAGCGGAGGGTTTAACCATCGAAGCGTTAGTGGAAGGATTATGTGGTGGTAAGAAAGACAGAGTTGTTGAAGCTGCCGAGATCGTGAAGGAAGCGGTGAGGGAATCAGAGTTTTGTCCTAGTCGGAAATGTTATGAGTTGCTGATAAAGAGGTTGTGTGAAGAAGGGAAGATGGATAGAGCGTTGGGCATTCAGGCTGAGATGGTGGGGAGAGGATTTAAACCTAATCAAGAGACGTATAAAGCTTTTATTGACGGGTATGGAAGAGCAGGTGATGAAGAAACATCTTCGTTATTAGCCGTAGAAATGGCTGAATCACTCAAGCTaagagcagaagaagaagaagaatgctAA
- the LOC108813076 gene encoding cold-regulated 413 plasma membrane protein 1 codes for MTFTAMRRSDHGTLQNMLGTDLNELATAAKNLANHTFMLTGLGFGTSILEWIASVAAIYLLVLDRTNWKTNMLTSLLIPYIFFSLPSVIFSLFRGEVGKWIAIVAVVLQLFFPKHFREWFELPAAAVLLIVVAPNLIAYTFRDNWVGLFICLGIGGYLLQEHIRASGGFKNAFTKANGISNTLGIIALVVFPVWAIIF; via the exons ATGACTTTCACGGCGATGAGGAGGAGTGACCATGGAACCCTTCAAAACATGCTTGGAACAGATCTCAACGAGCTCGCCACAGCTGCTAAGAACCTTGCTAATCACACTTTCATGCTCACTGGTTTAGGCTTTGGTACTTCCATCCTCGAGTGGATTGCTTCAGTCGCAGCCAT ATACTTGTTAGTCTTGGACCGAACTAACTGGAAGACCAATATGCTCACATCACTATTGATTCCTTACATCTTCTTCAGCCTTCCTTCTGTCATCTTTAGCCTTTTCAG AGGAGAAGTTGGTAAATGGATTGCGATTGTAGCTGTTGTTCTACAACTCTTCTTCCCTAAACACTTCCGAG AATGGTTTGAGTTACCGGCTGCTGCGGTCCTACTCATCGTGGTGGCTCCGAATCTAATAGCCTACACATTCAGAGACAACTGGGTTGGCCTATTTATATGCTTAGGGATTGGAGGTTACTTGCTTCAAGAACACATTAGAGCTTCTGGTGGATTCAAAAACGCATTCACTAAAGCTAATGGCATCTCCAACACCCTTGGGATCATTGCTCTCGTCGTCTTCCCCGTTTGGGCTATCATCTTTTAA